Genomic window (Nitrospinota bacterium):
TCTCTTTTTCAGCAACCTGCTAAAGCTTGTCACGGGGATCATTCGGGAAGGGCGGTTAATGCTTCCTGAACTTTGTCCCAAACGGTGGTGACGTCGATATTCTTTAATTCCCCATTTTCATAGTCCATGTCCGGCGAAAACTCTCCTTTGGCGGAGGGGTGAATCATGAAACAGCGATGCTTTTCAAGGTCAAATGGGCCGGTTCCGCGTGGATCGTAAGGACCAAACAAGGCGACGGTCGGCACCTTCAAAGCGAAGCCGACATGCATGGGGCCGGTATCGCAGGTGATGAGCAACCGGGCCTGGCTGATAATATAGCTGTCTGGTTTTAGTGGAACTCCGATTGAATCGCTGCATCGGTCCGAGTTCAGTGTTGCCATCATATCGTGGATATGTTGCTTTTCACCCGGCCCGCCTCCCAGAATTATTTTATAAGCTGTCTTTTCCAGGATTTTTTCCGCTAATTCAAGAAAACGATCTTCCGGCCAACGCCGGTGCGCACCGGAAGCGCCGATATTGATGTAGATATAATTTTTGGGCGACAAGGATTTTTTTCTCATGAATGCGTGGGCTTCGCTGCGCTCGGCGTCATTAAAAAAAATCTCCATATATTTGCCAGCACTTTGCGCTCCGATTTTTGCAATTAAAATCAACCGCCTCTGAATTCCGTGAACCACGCCCTCCTTCTCCATTCGGACCCGGTTTTTTTCCCGAATCCAGGAGGAGTTCTGGTGTGCCAAAAGAGATCGATATGTTAACCACGGCAAAAGGCGTGTGATATCTTTATTGGCATGGAAGATGAGGACATGATCGTATCGGGTCCACAATAGACTCAAACCAAGCAGAGGTTGCTTGAACCATTTAGGGGAATAGTGAATGATACGGTCTATATGGGGGTTACCCTCGAAAAGTTTTTCCCAGTGAGGGTTTATAAGAAAATGTATGTCTGCATCGGGGAAAGATTTTTTTAAAGCTCTAAGGGCGGGGGTTCCCCACAAGCTGTCACCCATGCCGGTTGTGCTCACTACCAGAATTTTCTTCATAGAGGTTGGATGAAAATATTACTCGGTTTAATCTGATGATGGAGTAGAAATGGCAGAAGAAGAATTTTTGGTTTTTTCAGCTTCTCTGGAGCATTCGCCAGTTTTTTCTGCGATGACATACAGATTGAAGCCATAACCGGCCCAATCCAGAAGGGGACTGATATAATTGATCGGGTTGATGAAATTTTTGAAGTCCCTTTTCATTGCCCACAAAAATTTTTCCCATTTGGTAAAAGGTCGGTCTGGTTTTTGGTAGGGTTTATTTTTTGGAGGTGAAAAAAACCCCTTTTTTGCCCGGTTGGTGTTTTGGTACACCAAGCCAAATCCTGAGGAGTTCAGCATTTTTTTCAGGGTGAGGGTTGAAAAAAAATATAGATGCTGGAGAGAAGTGTACCCCACCCATTTCCCTTTCACCCAGGTAGCATTTTTCGTATTTGGGGTCCAGATGACCAGAATGCCACCCGGACGCAATATGGAATTGATGGTTTTCAGGAAATCCGCAGGACGCGGGAGGTGCTCGATTAAATCCCAGAGGACAATGACATCGAAATAGTGTTTTTCGTAGTTTGATTGTTCCAGGGAGCGGCAGTGGACATTTTTTAATTGTAATTCATTGCGGGCAAATTCGACAAAATCAGGAACAATATCGATCCCATGGGGATCCCAGCCGCGCTCCTCGGCGGCTTTCAGAAAAAATCCGCCGCCGCACCCGATATCAAGCAATTTCCCTTTTCCCTTGGAGTATTTCTCAATCAACTTCAAACGGCGGTGGTATTGTTTGTTATAGGATTTTTTTCTGTCGGTTCGCTCCCGAATATAATTCTGGTAATAGGGGTGCTCTTCCCCGTCCTGTCGATATAATTGATCAAGATATTCCTTGTTGGGAATCGGGTTGACCAACTGCAACCCACAGCAACGGCATTGGACCACCTTGGACAAATTATTCCACTCACAGAGGGTGGAAAACTGGTCGGACCCGCAATTATCACAGGGAATGAGTTCGAATTGTTCGGACACGGGCTGGGGCATTGGGAATATTAAAGGACAGGGGATTCCTTGTTTTCCACCCATTGCACGACAGGGGTGGAAAGGAATGACTTCCATGTTGATATCGACACTACTGAGGGGATATGTTAAATTATTCGCCGTCCACTTGCAACCTATCCACGATTTTTGATAACGGGTTCCTGCCTTGAAAGCGCTCCATATTTTACATTCTGAAGCTGCAGTCGGCTGGGGCGGGCAGGAAATAAGAGTGGTTCAGGAGACTTGCATGCTCCTGGAGCGAGGACACCGAGTCACTATCATCTGTCAACCGGGTAGCCCGCTTGCGAAGCGATGCCAAGCCATTGAGCACCCGGAGTTTAAGTTTTTTCCTGTAGCCATGCCGCGACCTCTAAGCCCAAAGGCTTTTGGCATGTTGTACCGGCTGATTAAAAATGATAAACCTGATATTCTGCACACTCACAGTTCCATCGACAGCTGGCTGGTGTCTTTTATTGGCAAATGCCTTGATATTCCCATCGTTCGCAGTCGGCACGTCTCCATTCCGGTTAAAAATCATTTTCCCAACAACTGGCTGTATGCCAACTTTCCAAAGCGAATCCTCACCAGTGGTGAAACTATCCGTAATGTTATGATCCAACTCAAAGGTGTGACTCCAGAGCAGGTGGTGTCCATTCCCGCCGGAGTTGATATGCGCCGGTTTGACTTGAGTGTTTCTGGGGAAGAAATTCGCACCGAGCTGGGCTTGAAACCGGGACAGCCGTTGATCGGTAAAATCGGGGTGATTCGGGGTTGGAAAGGACATAATTATTTTCTGGAAGCGGTTCCTCTTGTTCTGGAAAAGTTTCCCGATGCACGGTTTATTATCGTCGGGGCCGGTCCGGGGTACGAAGAGATCAGGGAAAGATCCCGAGCGCCTGAAATGAAGGGGGCCGTCACGGTCATGGGGCACCGGGAAGACGTTCCCGAAATTATTGCGGCGATGAATATTATGGTCCTGGCGTCCTTCGCCGGAGAGGGAACGTCACAGGTGATTCCCCAGGCATTTGCCATGAAAACGCCCGTTGTGGCAACCCGTGGAGGATCCATTGCCGAATTGTTCCGCGATGGAGAGCGAGGCGTGCTGGCGGATATCAAAAGTGGAAAAAGTCTGGCGGAGGGGATTGTGAAGCTATTACAGAATCCTGAATGGGCCAGGGAACTGGCCGAAAACGCCTATGACTATTGCCGTAAAGAGTTGACCTGGGATCGAAAAATGGACCAGACCCTTAAAGTGTATAACGATGTGCTGGGCGCCTCCTTGAAATAAACAGTTTGTGGTGTGGATTGAACGGACCCTTCGATGAAGATTGCAGTCATCCGATACAAATATGTCAACTATGGGGGTGCGGAAGGGTTTGTGGATCAATACACGAACCAGCTTGCAAGCGCCGGGCACGAGGTCCATATATTTGCCCATCAATGGCAGACGGACAGCGCTCCTCGTTTGCAGGTGCATCCGGTTCCCGCATGGACCTTTAACTCTTTCATTCGTTCACTTTCTTTCTCCTGGTTTGCCGCCAGGGAAATTCGCAAGCAAAAATTTGACGTTGTTCAAAGCCATGAACGCATATTTGATCAGGACATCTACCGGGCCGGAGACGGCTGTCACAGGGAATGGCTGGAACAGCGGAGAAAATTTCTTTCCCCGGTTAAAAGATTTTTTCTCGCATTCAACCCTTTTCACCGGTTGATTCTTTTCATGGAGAAGGGGATGTTTGAGAAAAAGTGGTGCCGGAAAATTGTGGCGATATCCGAAATGGTTAAAAAGGATATCCAGAAACATTACCGCGTTCCAGATGATAAGATAACGGTGGTTTACAACGGGGTGGAACTGGAACGGTTTCATCCGAAAAATAAAAAATTGTATCGTTCCAAAATAAGAGAAAAGCTGAAGGTTCCCGATGCGAGCGTTTTGATCCTGTTTGTCGGGTCGGGGTTTGAGCGCAAAGGATTAAAATTTCTGATTCAATCCCTGGAGTTTTTATCTTCGGACAACTGGCAGCTCCTGCTGATGGGTAAAGGAAACTGGAATCGCTACCTGGGTTTTACTTCCCCGGAAAAGCGAAAGAAAATTCATTGCCTGGACCCTGTGGATGATCTGGAACAATACTATGCGGCGGCGGATATTTTTGTATTGCCGTCGATCTATGAACCTTTCGGCAACGCCAACCTGGAGGCCCTTGCTTCCGGGTTGCCGGTCGTGACCAGTATGCACAGCGGCGCGGCGGAAATTCTGGAACATGGAAAAAGCGGAATGGTTGTTGAAAATCCGTCCGACCCGAAAGAAATTGCGGAACATATCAACCCCTTGTTTGATCCCGTTGTCAGGGAAAATATGGGACGGCACGCCCGGGTTCTTGCGGAAAAATTCACGCAGGCGAGAAATATTGAGGAAATGATGGGAGTTTATCAGGAGGTGATAGGGTCGTATAAAAAGTAGGCGCGGTCCTGGATCAATTTGTTTTCAAGACCTGTAAAGATACAAGGGGTTCCGGCATTGGGGTTGAGGGTGGGAAACTAACCCACTGAAGTACTGCAGGACAGTTTTATTTTTCAACTCAATGCCTTCACGTGCAGGCATCGAGATTTTTTTTAAATTACTAGACAGATTCATGAATATCAGCTTAATCAAAAGACTTTTTTATAATATTCGTCCCTATATGGGGAGGTTGATTCTGGCCATTTGTTTCTCTGTTGTGGTGGGAGCCATTTCTACGTCTCCCGTTCCCTTGATTCAAAAAACATTCGATAAAATATTTGTGGAAAAAGACTTCTTCATGTTGAAGGTTATTCCGCTGGCTCTGATCGGATTGTTCTTCATCAAGGGAGTGCTGCTTTACGCTCAGAACCTGATCATATTTTGGATCTCGTGGGATCTCGTTGTTTCCTTTCGACAGAAACTATTCGATCATATCCACAGTCTGCCCTTTGGATTTTTTGAAGATATGGAAATCGGTCAGTTGATTTCCAGAGTCACTGGGGACGTCTCCGTCATGCAATCCACGGTGACCCGTCTTTTAAAGGAATTTGTCCAGAATGGAGTCATGCTGGTGGGGCTTCTCAGTTGGGTGTTTTATCTGAACTGGAAATGGGCGCTGATGGCGTTTATTATTTTTCCAATTATTATTTTTCCGGTTGCCAATATAGGAAAAAAGCTAAAACGTCTCAGCCACAAGGGGCAGGAAGTGATGGCAGATTTGTGTTCCACTGTGGTGGAATCTTTTTCCGGCATCAAGGTGGTCCGGGCATTCGGGCTGGAGCCGAGTGAAAAGAAAAAGTTTTCAGATCTGAACCAGACGCATCTCACGATCATGAAAAAGAATGTCAAATATATCGAGATAATTTCTCCCTTAATGGAGTTTCTCAGCGTTATCAGTGCGGCGACTATTCTCTGGTACGGCGGCGGCAAGGTGATGACGGGTGAGGTGAGCCAGGGGACATTCATCGCCTTCATAGTGGCTCTTTTTATGATTTATGGACCGCTGCGGATTCTGATTAAGAATTATGGCAGCTTGCAAATTGCCCTTGCCGGCGCTGAACGAGTGTTTTCAATTCTTGATATGGATAAAGAAAAGGTCAGGGAAGGAGATAAAGAACTTACAAAATTCAATGATGGCATTGAGTTTCGGGACGTCTCTTTTTCGTATCCCTCCAGAAAAGGTGTTGTCCTGAATCGAATCAATCTTTCCGTTAAGAAGGGCGAGGTGCTTGCGATTGTCGGGATGAGCGGGGCCGGGAAAACAACTCTGGTGGACCTGCTGTTTCGATTTCATGATGCAAGCAAGGGCGGCATCTTCATTGATGGGTTGGGCATTCACGAATACCGCTTGAAAAGTCTGCGTGCAAATCTGGCATTAGTTACCCAGGAAACATTTTTGTTCGACGATACCATTTGGAATAACATCGCTTTTGGGAAAGAGGGAGCGCTTGAGGAAGAAATCATGGGAGCCGCCCGTGCCGCTCATGTG
Coding sequences:
- a CDS encoding glycosyltransferase family 9 protein, whose amino-acid sequence is MKKILVVSTTGMGDSLWGTPALRALKKSFPDADIHFLINPHWEKLFEGNPHIDRIIHYSPKWFKQPLLGLSLLWTRYDHVLIFHANKDITRLLPWLTYRSLLAHQNSSWIREKNRVRMEKEGVVHGIQRRLILIAKIGAQSAGKYMEIFFNDAERSEAHAFMRKKSLSPKNYIYINIGASGAHRRWPEDRFLELAEKILEKTAYKIILGGGPGEKQHIHDMMATLNSDRCSDSIGVPLKPDSYIISQARLLITCDTGPMHVGFALKVPTVALFGPYDPRGTGPFDLEKHRCFMIHPSAKGEFSPDMDYENGELKNIDVTTVWDKVQEALTALPE
- a CDS encoding class I SAM-dependent methyltransferase yields the protein MPQPVSEQFELIPCDNCGSDQFSTLCEWNNLSKVVQCRCCGLQLVNPIPNKEYLDQLYRQDGEEHPYYQNYIRERTDRKKSYNKQYHRRLKLIEKYSKGKGKLLDIGCGGGFFLKAAEERGWDPHGIDIVPDFVEFARNELQLKNVHCRSLEQSNYEKHYFDVIVLWDLIEHLPRPADFLKTINSILRPGGILVIWTPNTKNATWVKGKWVGYTSLQHLYFFSTLTLKKMLNSSGFGLVYQNTNRAKKGFFSPPKNKPYQKPDRPFTKWEKFLWAMKRDFKNFINPINYISPLLDWAGYGFNLYVIAEKTGECSREAEKTKNSSSAISTPSSD
- a CDS encoding glycosyltransferase family 4 protein; its protein translation is MKALHILHSEAAVGWGGQEIRVVQETCMLLERGHRVTIICQPGSPLAKRCQAIEHPEFKFFPVAMPRPLSPKAFGMLYRLIKNDKPDILHTHSSIDSWLVSFIGKCLDIPIVRSRHVSIPVKNHFPNNWLYANFPKRILTSGETIRNVMIQLKGVTPEQVVSIPAGVDMRRFDLSVSGEEIRTELGLKPGQPLIGKIGVIRGWKGHNYFLEAVPLVLEKFPDARFIIVGAGPGYEEIRERSRAPEMKGAVTVMGHREDVPEIIAAMNIMVLASFAGEGTSQVIPQAFAMKTPVVATRGGSIAELFRDGERGVLADIKSGKSLAEGIVKLLQNPEWARELAENAYDYCRKELTWDRKMDQTLKVYNDVLGASLK
- a CDS encoding glycosyltransferase family 4 protein; the encoded protein is MKIAVIRYKYVNYGGAEGFVDQYTNQLASAGHEVHIFAHQWQTDSAPRLQVHPVPAWTFNSFIRSLSFSWFAAREIRKQKFDVVQSHERIFDQDIYRAGDGCHREWLEQRRKFLSPVKRFFLAFNPFHRLILFMEKGMFEKKWCRKIVAISEMVKKDIQKHYRVPDDKITVVYNGVELERFHPKNKKLYRSKIREKLKVPDASVLILFVGSGFERKGLKFLIQSLEFLSSDNWQLLLMGKGNWNRYLGFTSPEKRKKIHCLDPVDDLEQYYAAADIFVLPSIYEPFGNANLEALASGLPVVTSMHSGAAEILEHGKSGMVVENPSDPKEIAEHINPLFDPVVRENMGRHARVLAEKFTQARNIEEMMGVYQEVIGSYKK
- a CDS encoding ABC transporter ATP-binding protein, producing the protein MNISLIKRLFYNIRPYMGRLILAICFSVVVGAISTSPVPLIQKTFDKIFVEKDFFMLKVIPLALIGLFFIKGVLLYAQNLIIFWISWDLVVSFRQKLFDHIHSLPFGFFEDMEIGQLISRVTGDVSVMQSTVTRLLKEFVQNGVMLVGLLSWVFYLNWKWALMAFIIFPIIIFPVANIGKKLKRLSHKGQEVMADLCSTVVESFSGIKVVRAFGLEPSEKKKFSDLNQTHLTIMKKNVKYIEIISPLMEFLSVISAATILWYGGGKVMTGEVSQGTFIAFIVALFMIYGPLRILIKNYGSLQIALAGAERVFSILDMDKEKVREGDKELTKFNDGIEFRDVSFSYPSRKGVVLNRINLSVKKGEVLAIVGMSGAGKTTLVDLLFRFHDASKGGIFIDGLGIHEYRLKSLRANLALVTQETFLFDDTIWNNIAFGKEGALEEEIMGAARAAHVDFFVQEMEHGYDTRIGERGVKLSGGQKQRIAIARAILRNAPILVLDEATSSLDSASEKIVQDALHNLMEHRTTFVIAHRLSTVKNANRIIVLDKGEIVETGTHETLLVDSKLYRKYYEMQFSK